One window of Rhodothermales bacterium genomic DNA carries:
- the prmA gene encoding 50S ribosomal protein L11 methyltransferase, translating to MTDKAGTLLCRFEGPADTAEWLIAELSEFGFGAFEETTEGVLAYGDELELPPDATDELRRLVAPTGHRLVSVSRQAPRNWNERWERGITPVSAGPFCVHPPWHPPEPGLRAICIEPKMSFGTAHHATTRLMLRGMPHVVRSGDSVLDAGTGTGVLAIAARMLGARQVIGFDIDPWSEENARENLERNQTTGVEVRIGGLPAAGPGPFDAVLANINRRALQEMLPGFTARLAAGGRLLLSGVLRTDRAMMESAVSAAGLRVIDVDVEDEWITIRAEKPVEP from the coding sequence ATGACGGACAAGGCAGGGACCCTGTTGTGTCGATTCGAGGGTCCCGCCGACACAGCCGAATGGCTGATCGCGGAGCTCAGCGAGTTCGGCTTTGGTGCATTTGAGGAAACCACGGAGGGCGTGCTCGCCTACGGCGACGAACTGGAGCTACCGCCCGATGCTACCGATGAGCTGAGGAGATTGGTCGCGCCGACGGGTCATCGCCTGGTTTCAGTCTCCCGTCAGGCTCCGCGAAACTGGAACGAGCGGTGGGAGCGCGGTATCACCCCCGTCTCCGCCGGCCCGTTCTGCGTGCACCCGCCCTGGCACCCACCGGAGCCTGGACTCAGGGCCATTTGCATCGAGCCGAAGATGAGCTTCGGAACGGCACACCACGCGACCACACGACTCATGCTGCGCGGCATGCCGCATGTGGTGCGGTCGGGCGATTCGGTGCTGGATGCAGGGACCGGGACGGGCGTGCTTGCCATCGCTGCGCGCATGCTGGGAGCCCGTCAGGTGATCGGGTTTGACATCGATCCCTGGAGTGAAGAGAACGCTCGCGAGAACCTGGAGCGCAACCAGACCACCGGCGTGGAAGTGCGCATCGGCGGGTTGCCCGCTGCGGGGCCAGGCCCGTTTGATGCCGTCCTGGCCAACATCAATCGCCGTGCCCTGCAAGAGATGCTCCCCGGCTTCACAGCCAGACTCGCCGCTGGGGGGCGGCTGCTCCTGTCCGGTGTGCTGCGCACGGACCGAGCGATGATGGAGAGCGCCGTTTCCGCGGCCGGGCTCAGGGTTATTGACGTGGATGTTGAGGATGAATGGATAACGATTCGCGCGGAGAAGCCCGTGGAACCTTAG
- a CDS encoding Mrp/NBP35 family ATP-binding protein produces MLDRVLDALETVIEPDSGEHVLRRGMVRDLDVDDASVSLTLVLDDPGSAFAATAQREVEHALRAALADGVQIGVAVDNPVIGFGDDLQVDGKKELLPGVRHTLAVASGKGGVGKSTVTVNLAVALARQGYRVGLVDTDIYGPSMPVMLGLETAKPRVNEQRRILPIETRGIKVLSMGFLVDPDKAVIWRGPMVSSAIRQFLGEAEWGDLDFLLMDLPPGTGDIQLTIVQTVPLAGAVIVSTPQKVALADARKGVAMFRQVDVPVVGMVENMAWFEPPDAPGKRYFLFGENGAAELAQEEGVPLLGQIPLQQPLREACDSGEPAAAGDGPIAAQFDALARNTARSVFRRAATLPASKKIEILYK; encoded by the coding sequence ATGCTTGACCGGGTACTGGATGCCCTGGAAACCGTAATCGAACCGGACTCCGGAGAACACGTGCTCCGGCGGGGCATGGTGCGAGACCTGGATGTCGACGATGCGAGCGTTTCGCTCACGCTGGTCCTGGACGATCCGGGCAGCGCGTTCGCGGCCACCGCTCAGCGGGAGGTAGAACACGCACTTCGCGCGGCGCTGGCTGACGGAGTGCAGATTGGCGTTGCCGTCGACAACCCGGTCATCGGATTCGGGGATGACCTGCAGGTGGACGGAAAGAAGGAGCTGCTTCCCGGTGTTCGCCACACGCTGGCAGTGGCCTCCGGGAAAGGGGGCGTGGGCAAGAGCACCGTGACCGTCAATCTGGCCGTGGCTCTGGCTCGCCAGGGCTATCGGGTGGGACTGGTCGACACCGACATCTACGGCCCCTCGATGCCCGTGATGCTGGGCCTGGAGACGGCCAAACCACGAGTGAACGAGCAGCGGCGCATCCTGCCGATCGAAACCCGCGGCATCAAGGTGCTGTCGATGGGATTTCTGGTCGATCCGGACAAGGCCGTGATCTGGAGAGGCCCCATGGTCTCCAGTGCGATCCGGCAGTTTCTCGGGGAAGCCGAGTGGGGGGATCTTGATTTCCTGCTCATGGACCTCCCGCCGGGCACAGGGGACATCCAGCTCACCATCGTGCAGACCGTGCCTCTGGCTGGGGCCGTGATCGTGTCGACCCCACAGAAAGTGGCCCTGGCAGACGCGCGCAAGGGGGTAGCCATGTTCAGACAGGTCGACGTTCCCGTTGTCGGCATGGTCGAAAACATGGCATGGTTCGAGCCGCCGGATGCGCCCGGCAAGCGCTACTTCCTGTTCGGCGAGAATGGCGCGGCGGAATTGGCGCAAGAGGAGGGCGTGCCTCTTCTGGGTCAGATTCCCCTTCAGCAGCCCCTCCGGGAGGCCTGCGATTCCGGGGAACCGGCCGCTGCAGGGGATGGGCCCATCGCGGCTCAGTTTGATGCTCTGGCTCGCAACACGGCCCGTTCGGTGTTTCGACGGGCTGCCACGCTCCCTGCGTCCAAAAAGATTGAAATACTCTACAAGTAG
- a CDS encoding NifU family protein — protein MPEQPSSLSLEDRVEAALDQLRPYLMADGGSVRLRRITSDMVAELELLGACGTCPMSTMTLRAGIEQAVRRSVPEIMRVEAVGAGSYA, from the coding sequence ATGCCTGAGCAGCCCTCGTCCCTGAGCCTCGAAGACCGCGTCGAAGCCGCACTCGATCAGTTGCGGCCCTACCTGATGGCGGACGGAGGGTCGGTGCGGTTGCGCCGGATTACCTCGGACATGGTGGCGGAGCTCGAACTTCTGGGGGCCTGCGGCACCTGTCCCATGTCGACCATGACCCTGCGAGCCGGGATCGAGCAGGCCGTGCGGCGCTCCGTACCGGAAATCATGCGCGTTGAGGCCGTAGGAGCAGGCAGCTACGCCTGA
- a CDS encoding ATP-binding protein yields MTKRIHKLTIPSSTRYLEDVRQFVEVHAADAKFPEDTVEQLKMAVDEACANVIKHAYKGEAEHPIDIAVIVQPDRFTVRIRDEGESFDPSNYTEPDLMKFARARRAGGLGVHIMRRLMDQVEYKKRGRKNECCLTKYRS; encoded by the coding sequence GTGACCAAACGCATCCACAAATTGACCATCCCGAGCTCGACGCGCTACCTGGAGGACGTGCGTCAGTTCGTGGAGGTCCATGCCGCGGATGCCAAATTCCCCGAGGACACGGTGGAGCAGCTCAAGATGGCCGTGGACGAGGCATGCGCCAACGTCATAAAGCACGCCTACAAGGGGGAGGCTGAACACCCCATCGACATCGCCGTCATCGTGCAACCGGATCGCTTCACCGTGCGGATTCGGGACGAGGGCGAGAGCTTTGATCCGAGCAACTACACGGAGCCCGATCTGATGAAGTTCGCGCGCGCGCGTCGGGCCGGCGGCCTGGGTGTGCACATCATGCGCCGCCTGATGGATCAGGTCGAGTACAAGAAGCGCGGGCGGAAGAACGAGTGCTGCCTGACCAAGTACCGCTCCTGA
- a CDS encoding DUF2461 domain-containing protein produces the protein MDTLPPFPGFRPEAFQFLRDLKANNERDWFKPRKQTFDDECLWPLRCLVEDAGRAATTVGIPLRGDATKSVFRIYRDTRFSKNKDPYKTHLGAVLSRSGSRKASGGLYIHVEPDNCFTVAGFWQPDKDLLAAIRDDIVAEPDRFRGMMNALGGLELMEYGGMLKRLPRGYQTDDEDIGEAIRHKSFIVTQSFQEEELMAPEFTGRLIEAAGSMRSILDWGWHIQDRLNGGPQG, from the coding sequence ATGGACACGCTTCCTCCCTTCCCCGGTTTTCGGCCCGAGGCCTTTCAGTTTCTCCGGGACCTGAAGGCAAACAATGAGCGGGACTGGTTCAAGCCAAGGAAGCAGACCTTCGACGACGAGTGCCTCTGGCCGCTTCGCTGCCTGGTCGAGGATGCGGGGCGTGCGGCAACCACCGTTGGCATCCCTCTCCGCGGCGATGCCACCAAATCAGTCTTCCGCATCTATCGGGACACCCGCTTCTCGAAGAACAAGGATCCCTACAAGACCCACCTTGGCGCCGTGCTATCGCGATCCGGATCCCGGAAGGCAAGCGGAGGGCTCTATATCCACGTGGAGCCGGACAACTGCTTCACTGTGGCCGGCTTCTGGCAGCCGGACAAGGACCTGCTGGCAGCCATCCGAGACGACATCGTTGCAGAACCGGACCGCTTTCGTGGCATGATGAATGCGCTGGGCGGACTGGAACTGATGGAATACGGCGGCATGCTCAAGAGACTGCCACGAGGCTATCAAACGGACGATGAGGACATCGGCGAGGCGATCCGACACAAATCGTTCATCGTCACGCAATCCTTCCAGGAGGAGGAGCTGATGGCTCCGGAGTTCACAGGCAGGCTGATCGAGGCCGCGGGCTCCATGCGCTCCATCCTCGATTGGGGATGGCACATCCAGGATCGCCTGAATGGCGGACCGCAGGGCTAG
- a CDS encoding SpoIIE family protein phosphatase encodes MGLLFTGATALALVYHILAWSGQPPSQALALGYDVVIMIGYGGLWALLAESFARRRPAPAKSFWSTALAASVVIVVSHLVLLIARPPASVDPSLALGFDFETGAPLSLATVFKMNIIGLLYGTFAVILMLRIKDLVLVKRTRSSQRNWYLMVGAMVVTALSVIGIRAGEPLGDLQTISMIVAVVFMVVCSFRLSWIVFLSFREKMVAIGLSLLLLLVLVLGIGIMGDPILTESTLPGSHTYVQSFSYPLAMFSSLAAIFGILYCTTTVLSLLFHLPTTGEFEARAGERAAMQSLTTIVGQVLDSDRLHAAIAASPVEAGIASSAWLAIADPESGTLTPRVVAASRVGPEEVGQLVDLHGLFEEATSGMNPIVLEQAVRDHRVRAKAASSISSMVVAPLIGRDRFLGALFACKEVVRGFERDEVDTIAILAAQASLAIENANLFEQQVEKERLKRELAIAREVQQRLLPQTVPSIAGLSVAASSVPAQEVGGDYYDFVHLSEDRLGIIIADVSGKGTSAAFYMAEMQGIFQSVSRLAPTPADFLEHANTALSQSLDRNVFVSVIYGLVDTRKQEFVLARAGHCPAAAVGIDGKARFLRSQGIGLGLDRGSLFRQALTETRIALQPGDVYVLYTDGVVESRAPDGSEYGYDRLLEVLSDVRQESAEGIHTALITDLNTFITENGEYGDDMTLMVLKWHGLAALPEAAELDMAGAVQHA; translated from the coding sequence ATGGGCCTGCTGTTTACAGGGGCCACCGCGCTGGCACTGGTCTACCACATCCTTGCCTGGAGTGGTCAGCCCCCGTCCCAGGCGCTGGCGCTGGGCTACGACGTCGTGATCATGATTGGCTACGGCGGGCTTTGGGCGCTCCTGGCCGAGTCCTTCGCGAGACGCAGACCCGCACCCGCCAAGTCGTTCTGGTCCACGGCCCTGGCGGCCAGTGTCGTCATCGTGGTCTCGCATCTGGTGCTGCTGATTGCGCGCCCCCCCGCCTCGGTGGATCCGAGTCTGGCCCTTGGGTTCGATTTCGAGACCGGTGCCCCGCTTTCGCTGGCCACGGTGTTCAAGATGAACATCATCGGGCTGCTCTACGGGACATTCGCTGTGATACTGATGCTGCGCATCAAGGACCTCGTGCTGGTCAAACGTACCCGGTCCTCGCAGCGGAACTGGTACCTCATGGTCGGCGCCATGGTGGTGACCGCGCTCTCGGTGATCGGGATCCGGGCAGGCGAGCCGCTGGGCGACCTCCAGACCATCTCCATGATCGTGGCCGTCGTCTTCATGGTGGTCTGCTCGTTCCGGCTGTCCTGGATTGTGTTTCTCAGTTTTCGGGAGAAGATGGTGGCCATCGGTCTCTCGCTGCTCCTGCTCCTTGTGTTGGTGTTGGGCATCGGCATCATGGGTGACCCGATCCTGACGGAATCCACCTTGCCGGGCAGTCACACGTATGTGCAGAGCTTCAGCTATCCGCTGGCCATGTTCAGCAGCCTGGCGGCCATCTTCGGCATCCTCTACTGCACGACCACGGTGCTTTCGCTGCTCTTCCATCTGCCGACCACCGGCGAATTTGAGGCTCGGGCAGGCGAGCGTGCAGCCATGCAGAGTCTGACCACCATTGTGGGGCAGGTGCTTGACTCAGATCGGTTGCACGCGGCGATCGCGGCGTCGCCGGTGGAGGCGGGCATTGCGAGTTCGGCATGGCTGGCCATTGCCGATCCCGAGTCGGGCACGCTCACGCCGAGAGTGGTTGCCGCCTCTCGGGTCGGCCCGGAGGAAGTCGGCCAGCTGGTTGACCTCCACGGCCTGTTTGAGGAGGCCACCAGCGGGATGAATCCCATCGTACTGGAGCAGGCGGTCAGGGATCACCGCGTGCGGGCGAAAGCGGCAAGCAGTATTTCCAGCATGGTCGTCGCCCCTCTGATCGGCCGGGACCGTTTTCTGGGCGCGCTCTTCGCCTGCAAGGAGGTGGTCCGCGGTTTCGAACGGGACGAGGTGGATACCATCGCCATCCTGGCCGCCCAGGCCAGCCTGGCCATCGAAAATGCCAATCTGTTCGAACAGCAGGTCGAAAAGGAGCGCCTGAAACGAGAGCTCGCCATCGCCCGGGAAGTGCAGCAGCGACTGCTTCCGCAGACCGTGCCCAGCATTGCCGGTCTTTCCGTGGCCGCGTCGAGCGTGCCCGCCCAGGAGGTCGGCGGCGACTACTACGACTTTGTGCACCTCTCGGAAGACCGGCTGGGGATCATCATTGCGGATGTCTCGGGCAAGGGCACTTCGGCCGCCTTCTACATGGCCGAAATGCAAGGCATCTTCCAGTCCGTATCCCGGCTGGCGCCGACCCCGGCGGACTTTCTGGAGCATGCGAACACGGCACTCTCCCAGTCGCTGGATCGCAACGTGTTCGTATCCGTGATCTACGGCCTTGTGGACACCCGCAAGCAGGAGTTTGTGCTGGCCCGCGCCGGGCACTGCCCCGCGGCGGCAGTCGGTATTGACGGCAAAGCCCGCTTTCTCCGCTCGCAGGGAATCGGCCTGGGGCTGGACCGGGGGAGTCTGTTCCGACAGGCGCTGACCGAGACCCGCATCGCACTGCAACCAGGCGATGTGTACGTGCTCTACACCGACGGGGTCGTGGAATCGCGGGCTCCCGACGGTAGCGAATATGGCTATGACCGGCTCCTGGAAGTCCTTTCAGACGTGCGCCAGGAGTCCGCAGAAGGCATTCACACGGCGCTGATCACCGACCTGAACACCTTTATCACCGAGAACGGCGAATACGGAGACGACATGACACTCATGGTCCTCAAGTGGCACGGCCTGGCGGCCCTGCCCGAGGCCGCTGAGCTGGACATGGCGGGAGCCGTGCAGCACGCGTAG
- a CDS encoding STAS domain-containing protein has translation MSSFSVGFRSVGRVQVLDLKGELDAHTAAELEAAIQKCQEDDCVQILVNGANLNYISSAGLGVFMAYIEEIRERGGDIKIAALQPKVYNVFDLLGFPMLFDIVESENDAVGKFDTPPASA, from the coding sequence ATGAGCAGTTTTTCAGTAGGCTTCCGATCAGTCGGCCGGGTCCAGGTCCTCGACCTGAAGGGCGAGCTGGACGCGCATACCGCAGCCGAACTGGAAGCCGCCATTCAGAAGTGTCAGGAGGATGACTGTGTGCAGATCCTCGTGAACGGCGCAAACCTGAACTACATCTCGAGCGCGGGCCTGGGCGTTTTCATGGCGTACATCGAAGAGATCCGCGAGCGTGGGGGCGATATCAAGATCGCCGCGCTGCAGCCCAAGGTGTACAACGTCTTCGACTTGCTGGGCTTCCCGATGCTGTTCGACATCGTCGAGTCCGAGAACGATGCCGTCGGCAAGTTCGATACGCCGCCCGCCAGCGCCTGA